A genome region from Deltaproteobacteria bacterium includes the following:
- a CDS encoding TMEM165/GDT1 family protein, with translation MEGALSSMIMVAISEMGDKTQLLALLLMLRFRQPWAIMAGILVATLLNHGLAAWAGGWAAQLLVPTTLRYVLAALFFVFAAWILIPDKEDDASAGSRYGAFLTTLVTFFLAEMGDKTQLATIALGARFQDPVVVTIGTTAGMLIADGLAVFFGEALTKKIPLKYVRIAAALLFVAFGVTILIGDVGLS, from the coding sequence ATGGAAGGTGCCCTCAGCTCGATGATCATGGTCGCCATCTCGGAGATGGGCGATAAGACTCAGCTTTTGGCGCTACTCTTGATGCTTCGGTTTCGCCAGCCTTGGGCGATCATGGCTGGGATATTAGTAGCGACCTTGCTGAACCACGGGCTTGCGGCATGGGCCGGTGGTTGGGCGGCGCAGCTGTTGGTGCCAACGACGCTCCGCTACGTGCTGGCGGCGCTCTTTTTTGTTTTCGCCGCGTGGATCCTGATTCCGGATAAGGAGGACGATGCGAGTGCGGGATCAAGGTACGGTGCCTTTTTGACGACCTTGGTGACTTTCTTTCTTGCCGAGATGGGCGATAAGACGCAGTTGGCAACTATCGCACTTGGCGCTCGTTTTCAGGATCCAGTAGTGGTAACCATCGGCACGACGGCGGGCATGCTGATTGCTGACGGTCTGGCGGTGTTTTTTGGCGAAGCATTGACCAAAAAGATTCCTCTCAAATACGTGCGCATTGCTGCCGCGCTATTGTTTGTGGCATTTGGCGTGACCATCCTGATCGGGGATGTTGGCCTATCTTAA
- a CDS encoding DMT family transporter has protein sequence MNHLLLLPVAVLIGYRHRAELTRLNGRQWLSLAIIGGGGSVAATVAFTLAFSRASNYSVPVLIQKLQPCFALVLARVILKESLPRHFGWLALLGIGGAYLLSFGLSADWERLAAEDLTVVGYAVLAAATWGACTVFGRLALRDLSFPAVTAARFILGSACVIGALAVFTPDATAEVAKLGSLGWADARAFAGMAYLSGLLPMLIYYRGLKTTPASVATLCELSFPLVAVILNWIWLGSALNLGQLLGAALVVTAITAVSLPRVRPGR, from the coding sequence ATGAACCACCTCCTGCTGCTGCCGGTGGCCGTCCTGATTGGCTACCGTCACCGCGCGGAACTCACGCGTCTAAACGGGAGGCAGTGGCTTAGTTTGGCGATCATCGGCGGTGGCGGTTCAGTAGCCGCAACGGTGGCCTTTACCCTAGCTTTCAGCCGCGCCAGCAATTATTCAGTGCCCGTGCTGATTCAGAAGTTGCAGCCTTGCTTTGCCCTCGTTTTGGCGCGAGTGATCTTGAAGGAGTCACTGCCGCGTCACTTTGGGTGGCTAGCCCTACTCGGTATCGGCGGTGCATACCTACTATCCTTCGGACTATCAGCTGACTGGGAGCGTTTGGCCGCCGAGGACCTAACTGTTGTCGGCTACGCAGTCTTGGCTGCGGCGACGTGGGGCGCATGCACGGTGTTCGGCAGATTAGCCCTAAGAGACCTCAGTTTTCCGGCCGTCACTGCGGCGCGCTTTATCCTTGGTAGTGCCTGCGTTATCGGCGCCCTCGCCGTATTCACGCCCGATGCCACGGCAGAGGTCGCTAAACTCGGGAGTCTCGGCTGGGCCGACGCGCGTGCCTTTGCTGGCATGGCCTATCTCTCGGGACTGCTGCCGATGCTCATCTATTACCGCGGACTAAAGACGACGCCAGCCTCGGTGGCGACCCTGTGCGAATTAAGTTTTCCGCTTGTCGCTGTCATCCTAAACTGGATCTGGTTAGGTTCAGCCCTAAATCTTGGACAATTACTCGGCGCAGCCCTAGTAGTAACGGCGATTACCGCGGTCTCTCTACCCAGAGTAAGACCCGGGCGCTAG